The Pelosinus sp. IPA-1 genome contains a region encoding:
- a CDS encoding LacI family DNA-binding transcriptional regulator produces MQNDKQVLKNKTIKDVAQLANVSIATVSRTLSGKDKVSPLLAERVSAAMKELQYQPNDVARALKIKESRSIGLMIPDIENPFFPALVRGVQDAAKIHNYAVILCNTDGRLEEERNYIHFLYSKRVDGIVFTDSVYNKQSISLLDSLGIPVVLLDRRVSGIHASTVTSDNRLGAFLATEHLIQLGKKRIAFISGPLKLSSGADRASGYQDALVRYNIPYNKNLAFIGAFTYESSYKAVEDLLFSREKFDAVFASNDLMAIGVIECLAKYGIRVPEDVAVVGFDDIRMAAWYKPLLTTIRQPVYDMGQYAVKLLVEHITGVRETYYEKIFKPELIIRQSSGSVEERK; encoded by the coding sequence ATGCAGAATGATAAGCAGGTTCTAAAAAATAAAACAATTAAAGATGTAGCGCAATTAGCTAACGTTTCTATAGCAACTGTTTCCCGTACATTAAGTGGTAAAGATAAGGTATCACCATTGCTAGCAGAACGTGTATCGGCAGCCATGAAAGAATTGCAATACCAACCTAATGATGTAGCCAGAGCATTAAAGATAAAAGAGTCACGCAGTATTGGGCTTATGATTCCGGATATTGAAAATCCATTTTTCCCAGCGTTAGTAAGGGGAGTGCAAGATGCTGCTAAAATCCATAATTATGCCGTTATTTTATGTAATACAGACGGAAGGCTAGAAGAAGAAAGAAATTATATTCATTTTTTGTATAGTAAACGAGTAGACGGTATTGTTTTTACTGACAGTGTTTATAACAAACAAAGTATTTCTCTCTTAGATTCTTTAGGTATTCCTGTTGTTCTCCTGGATAGACGAGTAAGTGGAATTCATGCCAGCACTGTTACTTCTGATAATCGTTTAGGTGCTTTTTTGGCTACGGAACATTTGATTCAATTAGGTAAGAAACGGATTGCATTTATTAGCGGGCCTTTAAAGCTGTCTTCTGGGGCCGATCGGGCGAGTGGTTATCAAGATGCCCTTGTTCGTTATAACATTCCGTATAATAAGAATCTAGCGTTTATTGGCGCGTTTACTTACGAGAGTAGTTATAAGGCAGTAGAAGATTTACTATTTAGTCGAGAAAAGTTTGACGCAGTATTTGCTTCTAATGATCTGATGGCAATTGGTGTTATTGAATGTTTAGCTAAATATGGTATAAGGGTGCCAGAAGATGTAGCGGTGGTTGGCTTTGATGATATACGTATGGCGGCATGGTATAAACCTTTGTTAACGACGATTCGGCAACCTGTATATGATATGGGGCAATATGCAGTGAAACTTTTAGTGGAGCATATTACGGGTGTAAGAGAGACTTATTATGAAAAGATATTTAAGCCTGAACTTATTATTCGTCAGTCTTCAGGCAGTGTGGAGGAAAGAAAATGA
- the rbsK gene encoding ribokinase has protein sequence MKDLAKPILVVGSLNMDLVIRVANLPLRGETIFGKTFTTFPGGKGGNQAVAASKLGAKVTMVGAVGRDDFGDKLLCSLSEGNVDTSYISRTENSTGTALITVDDNGANSIVVVPGANNDCFPSDIDKVLDLVEGPGILLVQNEIPEETVRYAIRRAKEQGWITILNPAPARQIDNELLSMIDIIIPNETEAAVLTESEAGSEEQAAQKLLARGVAAVIVTLGNKGALYCTAKETCYIPTYRVKAVDTTAAGDAYVGALATALSQGKTVLESAKFATAVAALSVTRAGAQPALPWREEVDEFISKQEEK, from the coding sequence ATGAAGGATTTGGCAAAACCGATATTGGTTGTAGGTAGTTTAAATATGGACTTAGTAATAAGGGTAGCAAACTTACCGCTCAGGGGAGAAACAATTTTTGGAAAAACGTTTACAACCTTTCCAGGTGGCAAGGGCGGCAATCAAGCAGTGGCTGCATCTAAATTAGGAGCTAAGGTCACGATGGTAGGGGCAGTCGGACGAGACGATTTTGGCGACAAACTGCTTTGTAGCTTGTCAGAAGGGAATGTAGATACTTCCTACATAAGCAGAACAGAGAATTCTACTGGCACGGCGTTAATTACAGTGGATGATAATGGTGCTAATTCTATAGTTGTTGTGCCTGGGGCCAATAATGATTGTTTTCCAAGTGATATAGACAAAGTATTAGACTTAGTAGAGGGGCCGGGCATTCTTTTAGTGCAAAATGAAATACCAGAAGAAACGGTAAGATATGCGATTAGAAGAGCTAAGGAGCAAGGGTGGATTACTATTTTAAATCCTGCACCCGCTCGTCAAATTGATAATGAATTACTATCTATGATTGATATTATTATTCCAAATGAGACGGAGGCAGCTGTCCTTACTGAAAGTGAAGCTGGATCAGAGGAACAAGCTGCACAAAAATTATTAGCTAGAGGTGTTGCAGCTGTTATTGTTACATTGGGTAATAAAGGAGCGTTATACTGTACTGCAAAAGAAACTTGCTATATTCCAACCTATAGGGTGAAGGCTGTAGATACAACTGCGGCTGGAGACGCTTATGTAGGTGCCTTAGCTACTGCCTTAAGCCAAGGAAAGACAGTATTAGAGAGTGCAAAATTTGCTACTGCTGTTGCTGCATTATCGGTGACCCGAGCGGGTGCGCAGCCTGCATTGCCATGGCGAGAAGAAGTGGATGAATTTATTAGTAAGCAGGAGGAAAAGTAA
- the rbsD gene encoding D-ribose pyranase, with the protein MKKTGVLNQGISEVIAGMGHGDMLVIGDCGLPIPSGVRRVDLALTHGVPGFLETLQVILQELEVEKAVIATEMETISPKMLESVKGIMGGVLLDKCTHEEFKEMNKRAVAVIRTGECTPYANIILRSGVNF; encoded by the coding sequence ATGAAAAAAACTGGCGTATTAAATCAAGGAATTAGTGAAGTAATTGCTGGTATGGGACATGGGGATATGTTGGTTATTGGTGACTGTGGTTTGCCAATACCTTCTGGAGTGCGTCGTGTTGATTTGGCTTTAACTCATGGAGTGCCAGGGTTTTTAGAAACTCTTCAAGTAATTTTGCAAGAGTTAGAGGTTGAAAAGGCCGTGATTGCCACAGAAATGGAAACCATAAGTCCTAAAATGCTTGAGTCTGTAAAGGGGATAATGGGCGGCGTACTTTTAGATAAGTGCACCCATGAAGAATTTAAGGAAATGAATAAGAGGGCAGTAGCAGTGATTCGCACTGGTGAGTGTACACCTTATGCGAATATTATTCTAAGGTCTGGTGTTAATTTTTAA
- a CDS encoding sugar ABC transporter ATP-binding protein, with product MEQEIILRMNNVSKAFPGVQALDSINFELRKGEVHCLLGENGAGKSTLIKILSGAHQKDNGTIFLHGNEVDIRDAQMSRDLGISTIYQEMSLIPAMSVAENIFLGEEIVKSSFWMVNKKEMEKRTQAIFQEMNIDIDPKKLIKEISTAQQQMVEIARSLVKKRQIIIMDEPTSSISDKDTHELFRIIRKLKSQGVAIVYISHRLQELDEIVDRITVMRDGRDIGTVNMKDVTIDKLINMMVGRTLEKMDKPVSDHIGEVMLEVKNISWGNSVQDASFSLRKGEILGFAGLVGAGRSELMRLIFGAEKMEAGKVVLHGQEVEINSPMQAIKHGIGYLSEDRKRDGLVLIMGIDQNITMANLASVCKGFLVSRKKENLEANNTIKSLNVATSSADKLAKFLSGGNQQKVIIGKWLLTDCEVLIFDEPTRGIDVGARAEIYKLMNGLAEAGKSIIMVSSDLPEILRVSNRIIVMNQGRIVGECNNDGTVAQEDIMPLMLGGISNVS from the coding sequence ATGGAGCAGGAAATTATTTTACGCATGAACAACGTTAGTAAGGCTTTTCCAGGAGTGCAGGCACTGGATAGTATTAATTTTGAGCTCCGCAAAGGCGAAGTTCATTGCTTATTAGGAGAAAATGGTGCAGGTAAATCAACATTAATTAAGATTTTGAGTGGCGCTCACCAAAAAGACAATGGAACAATTTTTTTACATGGAAACGAGGTAGACATTCGGGATGCGCAAATGTCGCGTGATCTTGGGATCAGTACTATTTATCAGGAAATGAGCTTAATTCCAGCGATGAGTGTGGCAGAAAACATATTCTTGGGAGAGGAAATTGTCAAAAGCTCCTTCTGGATGGTAAATAAAAAAGAGATGGAGAAACGGACGCAAGCAATTTTCCAAGAAATGAATATAGATATTGATCCTAAGAAACTGATTAAGGAAATCAGCACGGCTCAGCAGCAAATGGTAGAAATTGCTCGATCTTTAGTTAAGAAAAGACAAATAATTATTATGGATGAGCCAACTTCATCAATTAGTGATAAAGATACTCATGAGTTATTTCGGATTATCCGCAAGTTGAAAAGTCAAGGAGTGGCAATTGTTTATATTTCTCATCGACTACAAGAGCTAGATGAAATTGTAGACAGAATAACCGTTATGAGAGATGGTCGAGATATAGGGACCGTCAATATGAAAGATGTGACGATTGACAAACTTATTAACATGATGGTGGGACGAACATTAGAGAAGATGGATAAACCAGTTAGTGACCATATTGGCGAGGTCATGCTGGAAGTAAAGAATATTAGTTGGGGTAATAGTGTACAAGATGCGAGTTTCAGCCTGAGGAAAGGCGAAATTTTAGGTTTTGCAGGCCTGGTTGGCGCTGGTAGAAGTGAGTTAATGAGACTTATCTTTGGTGCAGAAAAAATGGAAGCAGGCAAAGTAGTACTACATGGACAGGAAGTGGAAATTAATTCTCCTATGCAAGCCATTAAACATGGAATTGGTTATTTAAGTGAAGATCGCAAAAGAGATGGTCTCGTTCTTATCATGGGGATTGATCAAAATATTACGATGGCCAATTTGGCAAGTGTTTGCAAAGGCTTTCTCGTTAGCCGAAAAAAAGAAAACTTGGAAGCTAATAATACCATCAAGTCTTTAAACGTAGCTACTAGTTCTGCAGATAAGTTAGCTAAATTTTTAAGTGGCGGAAATCAACAGAAGGTAATTATAGGTAAATGGCTTTTAACGGATTGTGAAGTGCTAATTTTTGATGAGCCTACTCGGGGTATTGATGTAGGGGCTCGGGCGGAAATTTATAAATTAATGAATGGGTTAGCCGAAGCCGGCAAGAGCATTATTATGGTATCTTCCGATTTACCTGAAATTCTAAGGGTTAGTAACCGAATTATTGTAATGAATCAAGGACGAATTGTTGGTGAATGTAATAATGACGGTACAGTTGCCCAAGAAGATATTATGCCGTTGATGTTAGGGGGGATTAGTAATGTTTCATAA
- a CDS encoding ABC transporter permease has product MFHKITDRFGIGIAIIILFIFLSISSPHFLEINNLLNILLQVSISTIIAVGMTFVIMTSGIDLSVGPLTAFSSVIIGLTLHLDIGIGIPILTGILVGGLLGLINGVLIARLKIPAFIATLGMMSVARGAALFITNGQTIHMFPSEFRFFSAGSIEKIPIPVIYALIVVILAVFILNYTKFGRYIYAIGGNKEAARLSGINVKAVETWAYIISGITCGIGAVILTGRLNAAQPIAGIGYELDAIAAVIIGGTSLNGGEGTITGTLMGAILIGMLRNGLNLLNVSPFLQQIVIGSVIVGAVFFDQYRRSRKDSKAAKGLSRSNEITEGNNSITPKL; this is encoded by the coding sequence ATGTTTCATAAAATTACAGATCGATTTGGCATAGGAATTGCCATTATTATTTTATTTATATTTTTGTCGATTAGTAGTCCGCATTTTTTAGAAATTAACAATCTACTTAATATTTTATTACAGGTGTCTATTTCTACGATTATTGCTGTAGGTATGACTTTTGTAATAATGACTTCTGGAATTGATTTGTCGGTAGGCCCATTAACTGCTTTTTCCAGTGTAATTATCGGATTAACACTGCATTTAGATATAGGGATAGGTATACCTATCCTTACAGGAATTTTGGTTGGCGGTCTCTTGGGGCTTATTAATGGTGTATTAATTGCTCGACTTAAGATTCCAGCATTTATTGCTACTCTTGGCATGATGAGCGTTGCGAGAGGTGCAGCTCTGTTTATTACAAATGGGCAGACCATTCATATGTTTCCCAGTGAGTTTCGTTTTTTCAGTGCCGGCAGTATTGAAAAAATTCCAATTCCAGTCATTTATGCTCTAATTGTGGTAATTCTAGCGGTTTTTATTTTGAATTATACTAAATTTGGAAGATATATTTATGCGATTGGTGGTAATAAGGAAGCTGCTCGTTTATCGGGAATTAATGTAAAGGCAGTGGAAACTTGGGCCTATATCATCTCTGGTATAACTTGTGGTATTGGTGCTGTCATATTGACTGGTCGTTTGAATGCTGCCCAGCCGATTGCGGGTATTGGATATGAACTAGATGCGATTGCAGCAGTTATTATTGGTGGTACTAGCTTAAATGGTGGTGAGGGAACGATTACAGGTACGTTGATGGGGGCAATCCTTATTGGAATGTTGCGTAATGGGTTAAACCTTTTAAATGTCTCACCTTTTTTGCAACAAATTGTCATTGGCAGTGTTATCGTCGGTGCTGTGTTTTTTGACCAGTACAGAAGATCACGAAAAGATAGTAAAGCCGCTAAAGGACTTAGCAGAAGCAACGAAATTACAGAAGGTAACAATAGTATTACACCTAAACTATGA
- a CDS encoding sugar ABC transporter substrate-binding protein, with protein sequence MSMYKKTLAVVVGVGVMASLLTGCGGTGSDKPAAKTDKKELKIGFVMKTLSNPFFMSMEKGAQKAGKELGVKLDVQVGQEETSIEQQIAIVENMIATKVDAICIAPGGSKEIVPVLKKAQDAGIPIINIDNRIDGDAAKAAGLKPIPYVGASNMDGGYLAGKYLAEQLKGKGKVAIIEGIQGVDNAEGRKNGAKKAFAEYKDIQVVASQSANWKTEEGLNVMTNILQANPDLNGVFCANDMMAFGAIQAIDAAGKTGKIVVTAYDALDQAKVYIKEGKMVSTVDQKPDDQGYYGVKYAVDLINKKEVPMEYMVKLENITK encoded by the coding sequence ATGTCCATGTACAAAAAAACATTAGCGGTTGTGGTTGGCGTAGGAGTAATGGCTTCTTTATTAACAGGATGCGGTGGAACTGGTAGTGATAAACCAGCTGCTAAAACAGACAAAAAGGAATTAAAAATTGGTTTTGTTATGAAAACCCTGAGTAATCCATTTTTTATGAGTATGGAAAAGGGGGCGCAAAAGGCTGGAAAAGAGTTAGGTGTTAAATTGGATGTACAAGTAGGGCAGGAAGAAACTTCAATTGAACAACAAATTGCTATTGTAGAAAATATGATTGCAACTAAGGTGGATGCAATTTGTATTGCCCCAGGTGGATCGAAAGAAATTGTGCCTGTGTTGAAGAAGGCACAAGATGCTGGTATTCCAATTATAAATATTGATAATCGTATTGATGGTGATGCTGCTAAAGCAGCTGGTTTGAAACCGATTCCTTATGTTGGCGCTAGTAATATGGATGGTGGTTATTTAGCGGGTAAATATTTGGCCGAGCAACTCAAAGGTAAAGGTAAGGTTGCTATTATTGAGGGGATTCAAGGTGTTGATAATGCAGAGGGCAGAAAAAATGGGGCTAAAAAAGCGTTTGCTGAATATAAGGATATTCAAGTTGTAGCTTCTCAATCTGCAAATTGGAAAACCGAAGAAGGACTCAATGTAATGACAAACATTTTACAAGCCAATCCAGACTTAAATGGTGTATTTTGTGCGAATGACATGATGGCCTTTGGTGCCATTCAAGCAATTGATGCAGCAGGTAAAACAGGGAAAATAGTAGTTACCGCATATGATGCTTTGGACCAAGCTAAAGTTTATATTAAAGAAGGAAAAATGGTTTCTACTGTTGACCAAAAGCCAGATGATCAAGGTTATTATGGCGTAAAGTATGCAGTTGATTTGATTAATAAGAAAGAAGTTCCTATGGAATACATGGTAAAGTTGGAAAATATCACAAAATAA
- a CDS encoding N-acetylmuramoyl-L-alanine amidase, whose product MLNLRRFRSIFLSLLLFMMFFVPQISMAETLDNNVPDARPAASVPILKSAISLPVAGAATTNQLNSARWLVHKDAVEGTSKLRLVIDTSDPVIVSSTLDGNGPQLVLDIKGAVVGDLDDSITLDGQIAEKVRFIKKDGNNSQAIVDLPAMIDDGDYKVFTLKSDTANKKSFRVVVDINKPVPKVVYNFTPGLRNKVIVIDPGHGGSDPGAIGPNKVQEKTVTLGVAQKVKAMLENAGAKVLMTRQTDVDVYGPNASAVDELKARTIVANNNKADVFVSIHINAFSNPTVGGTATYYYQKSNYDALLATCIQDGLVATGGLQDRGTYPAGFYVIKRTTMPSILAELGFISNPAEEKLLSTYQFQQQMAQGIVQGLDKFFSQAAKRGGGL is encoded by the coding sequence GTGTTAAATTTGCGTCGATTTCGCTCTATATTTCTAAGCCTGCTTTTATTTATGATGTTTTTTGTACCTCAAATAAGCATGGCAGAAACGTTGGATAATAATGTACCTGACGCCAGGCCGGCTGCTAGCGTACCTATATTGAAATCAGCTATTTCATTGCCAGTGGCTGGGGCTGCTACGACAAATCAGCTAAACAGTGCTCGTTGGTTGGTGCATAAAGATGCTGTAGAGGGAACCAGCAAGTTACGACTGGTGATTGATACAAGTGATCCAGTAATAGTTAGTAGTACTTTAGATGGAAATGGCCCACAGTTAGTTCTTGATATAAAAGGTGCGGTAGTGGGCGATTTAGATGATTCCATCACTTTAGACGGTCAAATTGCTGAAAAAGTTAGGTTTATCAAAAAAGATGGTAATAATAGTCAGGCCATTGTGGACTTACCTGCTATGATTGATGATGGTGATTATAAAGTATTTACTTTGAAGAGTGATACTGCTAATAAGAAATCTTTTCGTGTTGTAGTGGATATTAATAAACCTGTACCTAAGGTAGTATACAACTTTACTCCTGGTCTAAGGAACAAGGTAATTGTCATTGATCCTGGCCATGGCGGCAGTGATCCTGGCGCAATCGGTCCCAATAAAGTGCAAGAAAAGACAGTAACTTTGGGAGTTGCACAAAAGGTAAAAGCAATGTTAGAAAACGCGGGAGCCAAAGTATTGATGACTAGGCAGACCGATGTAGATGTATATGGACCGAATGCTAGTGCAGTGGACGAACTAAAAGCAAGAACGATCGTTGCAAATAATAATAAAGCAGATGTTTTTGTCAGCATACACATTAATGCCTTTTCCAATCCAACAGTAGGTGGCACGGCTACCTATTATTATCAGAAAAGCAATTATGACGCTTTGTTAGCAACTTGCATTCAAGATGGTTTGGTGGCAACGGGTGGTCTTCAAGACCGAGGTACTTATCCTGCAGGATTTTATGTAATAAAACGTACTACAATGCCGTCAATACTAGCGGAGCTTGGTTTTATTTCCAATCCTGCCGAAGAAAAATTATTGAGTACATATCAGTTCCAGCAACAAATGGCGCAAGGAATTGTTCAAGGATTGGACAAGTTCTTTAGTCAGGCCGCTAAAAGGGGAGGTGGCTTATAA
- a CDS encoding GerMN domain-containing protein, with translation MFPKRIFLVVMLLLMTVMLGGCDNTTQQPPVPLQNENPQQQAAPIEGATVTPSSVGQDTMKMTVYYATKDALNLVGEQYVVPKNTHPAQTAMELLVAGTKNPELISVIPAGTKLRNISVKDHIAYADFSDQLVKNNKGGSASEILLVASIVNTLTEFHDIKKVQIMVEGKKIDTISGHMDIGEPLSRSEKIIKK, from the coding sequence ATGTTTCCTAAGAGAATATTTCTAGTTGTTATGTTACTTCTTATGACAGTGATGCTAGGCGGGTGTGATAATACAACTCAACAGCCACCAGTTCCTTTGCAAAATGAAAACCCACAGCAGCAAGCTGCGCCAATAGAGGGAGCTACTGTTACACCTTCTTCAGTGGGACAAGATACGATGAAGATGACAGTATATTATGCAACCAAGGATGCGCTAAATTTAGTCGGGGAGCAGTATGTCGTTCCAAAAAACACTCATCCAGCGCAAACTGCGATGGAGCTATTAGTGGCTGGAACAAAGAACCCAGAATTGATTTCTGTAATTCCTGCTGGTACCAAATTACGAAATATTTCGGTGAAAGACCATATTGCTTATGCTGATTTCAGTGATCAATTAGTAAAAAATAACAAGGGCGGTTCAGCATCCGAGATCTTACTAGTAGCCTCCATAGTGAATACGTTGACTGAGTTTCATGACATAAAAAAAGTGCAAATTATGGTAGAGGGTAAAAAGATCGATACCATATCGGGGCATATGGATATTGGAGAACCTTTAAGTCGTTCTGAAAAAATTATAAAAAAGTAA
- the thiL gene encoding thiamine-phosphate kinase, with the protein MELKQLGEFALIDLIKKDTIKNKGNVVLGIGDDAAALLPSPGQLQLVTTDMLVEQVHFDLRTTTPRQLGYKAIAVNLSDIAAMGGSPRHVVVSIALPKHLSVDFVVALYEGAKEICEEFNVNIVGGDTVASPQGLIINVTAMGEVAPEKLQKRSGASVGELLVVTGTLGDSGCGLDLLQKKEWKKYDFFMPLVTKHLVPLPQVEAGGKLASFGTTSMNDISDGLASEVNEIAKASQVGMRIYKDKIPLSSELRDASSRLDKSGIKYALYGGEDYQLVFTISSENFKLLSQGSDRLNLTVIGEVVEEQQGVRLVSEDGKETLLEPKGYNHFR; encoded by the coding sequence ATGGAGCTGAAGCAATTAGGGGAATTTGCCTTAATTGATCTAATAAAGAAAGATACAATTAAAAATAAGGGGAATGTTGTGTTAGGAATTGGTGATGATGCAGCTGCCCTTTTGCCAAGTCCTGGTCAATTGCAATTAGTAACAACAGACATGTTAGTAGAGCAAGTTCACTTTGACTTACGTACAACCACCCCTCGGCAGCTAGGATATAAGGCCATCGCTGTAAATTTAAGCGATATTGCTGCAATGGGCGGAAGCCCTAGACATGTAGTTGTATCGATTGCTTTACCCAAGCATTTGTCGGTAGATTTTGTCGTTGCGTTATATGAGGGTGCGAAAGAAATTTGCGAGGAATTTAACGTTAATATTGTGGGTGGCGATACTGTAGCAAGCCCTCAAGGGCTCATTATTAATGTAACTGCAATGGGAGAAGTAGCGCCAGAAAAACTGCAAAAACGATCAGGAGCCAGTGTGGGAGAGCTGCTTGTAGTGACTGGCACCCTTGGTGACTCAGGCTGTGGATTAGATCTTTTGCAAAAAAAAGAATGGAAAAAGTACGATTTCTTTATGCCATTAGTAACAAAGCATTTAGTACCGTTACCTCAGGTAGAAGCAGGTGGAAAATTAGCCTCTTTCGGGACAACCAGCATGAATGATATTAGTGATGGTTTGGCAAGTGAAGTAAATGAGATTGCTAAAGCTAGTCAGGTAGGAATGAGAATCTATAAAGATAAGATTCCATTATCTTCTGAATTGAGAGATGCATCATCTAGATTGGATAAATCTGGGATTAAATATGCTTTGTATGGTGGTGAAGATTATCAGCTAGTCTTTACCATTTCATCTGAGAATTTTAAATTACTATCGCAAGGTAGTGATAGGTTAAACCTAACGGTTATTGGTGAAGTGGTTGAAGAACAGCAAGGGGTGAGACTTGTTTCTGAGGATGGCAAAGAAACTCTGTTAGAACCAAAGGGATACAATCATTTCCGTTAA
- the tsaE gene encoding tRNA (adenosine(37)-N6)-threonylcarbamoyltransferase complex ATPase subunit type 1 TsaE, which produces MLEFKTTSPEETFAFGQCLAKVLSAGQVVCLVGDLGAGKTLLVQGLAAGLDIQDAINSPTFTILNVYEAKFPVYHFDLYRLEDAEELYDIGFYEYTEGDGLSIIEWPDKFPDQLPDEYLWIEINSDFVNNGGKVNERVIRISALGTAYEHICEELKQICPFLP; this is translated from the coding sequence ATGTTAGAATTTAAAACAACCTCGCCTGAGGAAACCTTTGCATTTGGGCAATGTTTAGCAAAGGTATTATCGGCGGGACAGGTAGTATGTTTAGTAGGGGATTTAGGAGCAGGAAAAACTCTATTGGTACAAGGACTGGCAGCTGGATTAGATATACAGGATGCCATAAATAGTCCAACTTTTACTATTTTGAATGTATATGAAGCCAAGTTTCCTGTATATCATTTTGATTTATATCGATTAGAGGATGCAGAAGAATTATATGATATTGGATTCTATGAATACACAGAGGGTGATGGTCTTTCCATTATCGAATGGCCAGACAAATTCCCAGATCAATTGCCTGACGAATATTTATGGATTGAAATAAATTCGGATTTTGTAAATAATGGCGGTAAGGTAAATGAGCGGGTGATTCGTATTTCTGCTCTTGGTACTGCTTATGAACACATTTGTGAGGAGCTGAAACAGATATGCCCATTCTTGCCCTAG
- the tsaB gene encoding tRNA (adenosine(37)-N6)-threonylcarbamoyltransferase complex dimerization subunit type 1 TsaB: MPILALDTATLVSSVALATNDTLLAEITLQTKKTHSELLMPHIVKLLDMAEVGKSDIKAVAVSIGPGSFTGLRIGLSTAKTLAYALNIPLVGVPTLSAMAYGCPVPGVILAPMLDAQKGNVYQALFEWQQGELKEIEPAIVIHVDDALEKLSQLDRPVILLGESAVMYREKIKQIGKNLIIAAPHIIIQRASSVAGLGHKLIAQGIQHDVMNLEPVYVRRSEAEVLWERRHGITV; encoded by the coding sequence ATGCCCATTCTTGCCCTAGACACAGCTACCTTAGTATCCAGTGTCGCTTTGGCGACAAATGATACATTGTTAGCAGAGATTACATTACAAACAAAAAAAACGCACTCAGAATTACTAATGCCTCATATAGTCAAACTACTAGATATGGCAGAAGTAGGAAAGAGTGATATTAAAGCAGTTGCTGTTAGTATTGGCCCAGGGTCCTTTACTGGCCTGAGAATTGGTTTATCAACGGCGAAAACCCTGGCTTATGCTTTGAATATTCCTCTTGTAGGGGTGCCAACTTTGTCTGCGATGGCCTATGGTTGTCCAGTACCAGGTGTGATTTTAGCTCCTATGCTTGACGCACAAAAAGGCAATGTATACCAGGCATTATTTGAATGGCAGCAGGGTGAGCTAAAGGAAATTGAACCTGCAATTGTAATCCATGTAGATGACGCATTGGAAAAATTAAGCCAGCTGGATCGTCCCGTTATTTTACTTGGAGAATCCGCTGTGATGTATAGAGAAAAAATAAAGCAGATAGGGAAAAATTTAATAATAGCAGCACCTCATATTATTATTCAACGAGCAAGCAGCGTGGCTGGCTTAGGTCATAAATTAATAGCACAAGGCATACAGCATGATGTTATGAATTTGGAACCTGTATATGTTAGACGTTCAGAAGCTGAGGTGTTGTGGGAACGTCGTCATGGAATCACAGTATGA
- the rimI gene encoding ribosomal protein S18-alanine N-acetyltransferase, with protein sequence MNSISIRRMNALDIDGVLFVEQQSFTTPWSREGFVNEINNDLSYYLVMVEAGQIIGYAGMWLIVDEAHVTNVAVLPTHRGRKLGEQLMTALIEHAKKRGALRMTLEVRASNEVAQNLYGKFGFVPQGRRRNYYVETKEDAIIMWCDFP encoded by the coding sequence ATGAATTCAATTTCCATAAGACGTATGAATGCCTTAGATATTGATGGTGTACTCTTTGTGGAACAGCAGTCATTTACTACACCTTGGTCACGTGAGGGATTTGTTAATGAAATAAACAATGATTTATCCTATTACTTAGTAATGGTTGAAGCAGGTCAGATTATTGGATATGCGGGTATGTGGCTCATTGTTGATGAAGCGCATGTTACCAATGTGGCAGTTTTACCAACACATCGAGGGAGAAAACTCGGAGAACAGTTAATGACTGCTCTTATTGAGCATGCTAAAAAACGGGGAGCCCTTCGAATGACACTAGAGGTGCGTGCATCAAATGAGGTTGCTCAAAATCTGTATGGGAAATTCGGTTTTGTGCCCCAAGGGAGAAGGCGTAATTACTATGTTGAGACAAAAGAAGATGCAATTATTATGTGGTGCGATTTCCCGTAA